Sequence from the Wielerella bovis genome:
TGTCGGCATTGGCAATCAAATCCACATAGCGTTGGCGATATTTCGTTTCTTGGTCGGTCAAACCGTGGAATTTGCTCGGCAAAGGGCGCAAAGATTTGGACAACAAACGAATTGCCGACACGCGCACCGTCAATTCGCCATGGTTGGTTTTGAACAACGTGCCTTCCGCGCCAATGATGTCGCCCATGTCCCAACGGTTGAACGCGTCCAAAGTTTCTTGGCTCACGCCTTTATTGTTTAAATACAATTGGATATTGCCCGTCATGTCTTGCACGGTCGCAAAGCTGGCTTTACCCATTTGGCGTTTCAACATCATGCGCCCCGCGATTTTCACGCGGATTTCTTGCGGGTCAAGTTCTTCTTTGGGCGTTTTACCATATTGGTTTTGCAAATCTTGCGCGAAACGGTCGCGGCGGAAATCGTTGGGGAATGCCACGCCTTGTGTGCGGATTTCATTCAGTTTTTCGCGGCGAATGGCGATGATTTGGTTTTCGTCTAATTGTTCTTCGGGAGTGGGGATTGGGGTTTGGTCGGTCATTTGGTTTTCTCAAAAATAAATAAAAATGTTTCAGGCTGCCTTACAGTACACGACAATTTTTTTGAAGTTACCACTAACTTATTCCTTCCCCCGCCAGACTGGAGAGGGAGCAAGTTTCAGGCAACCCAAAGTTTTTGTCGTGTACTGTAAGGCTGCCTGAAAGGGCAAATATCTTATTTTACGCGGATTAATTTATTTTTTGAATATGTAGAGGGTAATGATAATTCATTTTATGGCTGTTTTTTGTTTTAACCGACTATAGGGTTAATCGCAGTTCGTTTTACACTTGCTTCTGCAGGCAAAAATCGTCAACTGCTACATTAAAAATACACGCTAATCATGCCATTGGTTTACATTTTATAGTGAATTCAATTTAAACCAGTAATCGTTGCCAACTTCCTTATGTACTTGTACTAGGTGTATACAGCGTTCGTTGTTGCCCTGTTCTGATTTTAAATTGAATCCACTTATTAGTTAGGCAAGTTCGTTTCACTACTTGCCTTAAATTTATCATTTTTTGCTGACAAAATTCTGGTACAAAGCAAAATGCATTAGCCTTTAGGTTATCGCTAGGAGTTTATAGGTTAATCTTTTTTGATATATGTCAAGCAGCGTTAAGAAAAAATGAGAATGGGTTTGACTAATCATTAAAAAAACCTATAATTAAATCAATAAAAGTAATTAAATGTAGTCAATTTTATTCTAAATAAAACGATAAATTAAAATAAATTTTATTTATATCAATAAGACTTAAAATTTTCAGCCTATATTTTCTTACAAGAGGAATAATCATGTTATCTACCACACATCTCAATATAACTGCTCACCAGCCAGTTATGCCAGAACCCACTATTACGCATAGCACACATAATTTACGCAATTTTTATGGCGATGAATACACGATTTATTGCACAGAAGAAGAAACACAATTTCCTGATGGTTGCTTAATTACTTCGCGTACCGATATTCATGGCATTATTACCCATGCCAATGATGCATTTGTGCGGATGAGTGGCTGGTCGCGTGATGAGTTAATTGGTAGTCCACATAGCATTTTGCGTCATCCCGATATGCCAGCGGTGGCGTTTAAGGATTTGTGGGATACTTTGCAACGTGGTGAAAAGTGGCATGGCTATGTGAAAAATTTGCGTAAAGATGGTGGTTTTTATTGGGTGTATGCAACTGCTGTACCCAATATTCGCAATGGTGTAGTGGAAGGTTACACTTCTGTACGCCGTAAACCTGACCCTAATAAAGTGGTGGAATGCACAGAGTTATATGTTAAATTATTACAAGAAGAGCGTGCAGCTTAAACAATTATTTTTTGTGTGTCTGCGAAACCGCAGTTTGGTTGGATAGGTATGCTATCTATCCATATTGAGTTTTGCAGAAAATCTTTTATAGTCGGTTAAAATAAAAATAATACAACTATTGGTACACAGGGGTTGTTATTTTTTTTGTCTTATTTCTATTTTAAATGACTATATTGGCGGCAGCGTTGTTATGAGCGACTCTGCCGAAAATTTTTCAGGCTGCTACTTGTGTTTAATACCATTATGTTGTTATTGGACACTGTTAATAAGGCAGCCTGAAAATGGATACGATATCCACTGGTCTATCTTCTAAATTATTTTGCAATTAAGGTGTTTTATGAGTCAAACAGCTTTTGAAACAATTTTAAATCAATTACATAGTGATTCATCTGATATTCTATCATCTGCAATAGTTGCAACAGATGGTATTCCGTTATGTTCGATATTGGGACGTCATGCTAATCCAGATCGTGTGGGTGGTATGGCGGCATCAATGCTTTCTTTGGGTAATCGTGCTGTCAAAGAAATGGTCGGCGGTAACTTGAAACAAACCATTATTGAAGGTAGTGATGGCTATATTGTGCTGGTTCAAGCTGATGAGCATACTGTATTAATTGTTACTGCACGACAAGATGCTAAATTGGGCATGATTTTGGTATATGTACGCGAGGCTGCGAAAAAAATCCAATTAAACAGTCATAACTAATGATTAAGTAACACAAAGTATTTGAGGAAATAGAGAATTATGATGAATAAAATTCACAATATGCCCCAGCCAGTAGGGGTTTATCAAGAACAACAAAACACTTATTTTGATGGCAATAGTCGCACAATTTACACAACTGATATTGAAACTGAATTTCCCGATGGCTGCTTGATTACTTCTCGCACTGATACCAATGGTGTTATTACGCATGCGAATGAATCATTTGTTAAATTAAGTGGTTGGACGCGTGATGAAATTATTGGTCAGCCACATGGTATTTTGCGCCACCCTGATATGCCCAAAGCGGCATTTGCTGATATGTGGGACACCTTAAAACGCGGCGAAAAATGGCATGGTTATGTAAAAAATCTACGCAAAGATGGTGGTTTTTATTGGGTTTATGCCACCGTTATTCCCAATATTCGCAATGGACAAACAGTTGGTTATACCTCTGTTCGCCGTAAGCCATGTCGTGATAAAATTGAAGCCGCTAAAGCGCAATACGCTCAAATGCTTGCAGAAGAACATGCTTAATCTCATATAATAAATAGGATTTACCCCATTATGCTGAATTTTTTAATTGCTCCAGATTTTCCCCCAGAATATTTTGCGGGCTGGCATATGTTCAACACGCAGTTGCAACGATTAACGGACAATACCATTCATTTGCATACACCTGCTGATTACCGTGAACAAAATGAAATGATTAATGGTAGTAAAATCACATTGATTTATGCCAATCCATTTGATGCGTCTGCATTGGTACGCGACAAAGGTTATTTGCCATTGGCTCGTCCCATCAACAAATCAGATGAAATGATTATCGCCACATATGCCGATAGTCCATACAATCATTCCGATGAATTGACCGCAGGTTGTCGAATTTTGGTAACAGAAAATCACGACATCGAGTTGATTGGCTTACGATTATTAGAATCAGCAGGTTTAACCGAAGAGACCATTAACTTCTTAAAAGCAGATACTTTCCAAGAAGCCGCACGCCGATTGATTGCAGGCGAAGCCGAAGCAGCCTTTTTCTTGGCAAGTACTTTCCGCAGTTTCAGTCGTGCCACATTAGGCAGCCTGAAAATTCTGATGGAAAGCCATATCAACGATTTAAGCCATGTGGTTTTATTGCATCCCGATTATGCAGAATTTCAAGAGACCCTGCGTGATGCGTTTGTGAAAATCAATACCACTCCAGCGGGTCAAATGGTTTTGGAAGATTTATCCATTCCCGAAGGTTTTGCGCCATTATCACAAGAAGACGCAGAATTTATGATTGACTTGATTGAAACATTACGCGATTAATCGTGTTGGTTTTCAGGCTGCCTTTGAAAATAAGGCAGCCTGAAAAATGTTTTTCACTTGCATTTTGTAGACAAATTGCCTACACTTCAAACCGTTTATATTATTTCAAACAAACAATGAACGACCCCGAACTTTCGGATAGTACAAAAAATTCAATACAAAAGGCAGCCTGAAAAAATACACAACGTTTTCAGGCTGCCTTTTGCTGCTTTTTATTACTCATTATTAAGGACAATCCAACAATGGACTTATCTTGGCTAGCCGAACCACAGACATGGATAGGCTTCGCAACTTTGCTGATACTGGAAGTGGTACTTGGCATAGACAATTTGGTTTTTGTAGCGATTTTGGCAAATAAAGTCAAACCCGCGCAACGTGACCACGCCCGTATTACAGGGCTGACACTTGCTGTTGTCATTCGCATCATCATGCTCGCTTTCATGGCGAAAATCATGACGCTGACACAACCATGGTTTCATGTTGGCTCGCATCCCGTATCAGGCAAAGATTTGATTATGTTTGTTGGCGGCATTTTTTTGCTATACAAAGCCACGACCGAATTACACGAACGCTTGGAAGGTGAAAATCATTTTGCGGTAGCGGATACGCATAAAAAACATGCTGCTTTTTGGGGCGTGGTGGCGCAGATTTTGGTGTTGGATGCCGTATTTTCCATTGACAGCGTGATTACGGCGGTAGCGATGGTTGACCATATTGTTGTGGCGATGGCTGCGGTAATTGTGGCGATGGCGTGCATGATTACCGCCAGCAAACCGCTGACCGAATTTGTGGACAAACACCCAACAGTAGTCATGCTGTGTTTGGGCTTTTTGTTGATGATTGGTTTCAGTTTAATCGCCGAAGCCTTCCATTTCCACATTCCGAAAGGTTATTTGTATGCCGCGATTGGTTTTTCTATTTTGATTGAAATTTTCAACCAAGTATCACAAAAAAACATCAAGCGTAAAGATTACATCAGCAGTTCATGGCGACAACGCACCGCTGAAAATGTATTGGGCATGATGGGCATACGCGAAAGTTTATTGGCAAGCGATAGAAATCAATCTGATGATAATGAACATTTTGAAGAAAATGAAAAATCCATGATTCGCAGCGTATTAACATTAGCGGAGCGCCCGATTTTTGGTGTGATGATTCCGCGCAGTGATATTGAACGCTTGGATATTTCGCAAAGCAAAGATGAGCAACGCGCCAGAATCATTGATACACCTTATTCGCGTATGTTGGTGGTGGGCAAGGCAGGTGTAGATGAACCTTTGGGTTATATCAACAAAAAAGATTTGCTGACACAATTATTGGAAACAGGTGAATTGAATATTCAGGCTGCCTTACGCCAACCGTTGATGCTGCCTGAAAGTGCTACGGCATTGATGGCGATTGAATTATTCCGCAAACATAGCGCGGATTATGCTTTGGTGGTAGATGAATTTGGTGCGATTTTGGGCATGGTTACCATGAAAGATTTGATGGAAACCATTGCTGGCGAGTTTCCCGAAGAATTTGAACGCGAAGATGAACCTGCAATGCGAGAAAATGCTGACGATAGTTTGACTGTAGATGGCGTGCTTGAATACATGGAACTTGCGCCACAGTTAAATTTACCTCCACCAGCGGAAGATGCGCAGTTCCATACGGTTGCAGGTTTAATTATGGAAGAGTTGCAAGATTTACCCGAAGTGGGCGATGCGATTGAATTTCACGGTTGGCGATTTGAAGTGGTGGAAAAAGAAGGACATCGTATTGAACGTGTAAAAATTGAACGAGTTGTGGAAGAAGAATAATTCAAATATTAAAAAGGCAGCCTGAAAGTTTTCAGGCTGCCTTTATGATTACGTTATCAATTAACGATAAGTAATGCCTTCAAATTTAGTGCTGATACGAGTACCTGCTTTACCAGCCACGATTGCTTCAATATCAGCCAATGCGCCGATAACAGCAACTTTACCAGTTTTTTCAGCAAATTCACAAGCTGCGTCTACTTTTGGACCCATAGAACCAGCAGGGAAGTTCAAGTCGCGGAATGCTTGTGGGTGAGCTTCAAAGATAGCTTTTTGGTCTTCTTTACCCCAGTTGATGTAAGTAGCGTCTACGTCAGTAGCAATTACCAACATGTCTGCATCCAATTCACGAGCCAACAATGAAGAGCACAAGTCTTTGTCAATTACGGCTTCAATACCACTCAATTTACCTTCGCTTTCAAAGTAAGTTGGGATACCGCCACCACCAGCACAGCATACAACCGCACCTTTTTCCAAAATCCATTTGATTGGATTCAATTCAAAAATGCGTTTTGGCAATGGGCTAGGTACAACACGGCGGAATTTGTCACCGTCAGCTTTGATAGACCAACCTTTTTCTGCTGCCAAACGTTCAGCTTCTTCTTTTTCGTAAACAGGGCCTACGAATTTAGTTGGGTTTTGGAATGCAGGGTCAGCTTTGTCTACTTCAACTTGAGTCAATAAGGTTGCAAATGGAACGTCTTTTGGCAACACGTTACCCATTTCTTGTTCAATCATGTAACCAATCATACCTTGAGTTTCTGCACCCAAAACATCTAATGGATAAGTTTCCACTTTGCTGTCTTGTTGATGATAAGCAGCACCTTGCAATGCCAACAAACCTACTTGTGGACCATTACCGTGAGCAATGACCAATTCATTACCTTTGTGTACTTTGGCAATTTGTTCAGCAGCAATGCGAACATTTTCACGTTGATTTTCAGCAGTCATAGGTTGACCACGACGCAACAAAGCGTTACCACCTAATGCAATTACAACACGCATAATAATTCTCCAAATTTAGATTTTCAGGCTGCCTGCAAGGTGTCTAAAATAGTTTTCAGGCTGCCTTTTAACAAAAATTAAATGATAAGATATTTTCAGGCTGCTTTCACATACGGATAACCGAGTGCTCAAGCAGCCTGAATGCTGTTAATTACAAACCAGACAAAGAAGCTACCATTACAGCTTTAATGGTGTGCATACGGTTTTCTGCTTGGTCAAATGCTACGTTAGCAGGAGATTCAAACACGTCTTCAGTTACTTCAATACCGTTAGCCAAGTGTGGATATTGTTCAGCGATTTGTTTACCCACTTTGGTTTCGCAGTTGTGGAATGAAGGCAAGCAGTGCAGGAATTTCACTTTTGGATTGCCAGTTTTTTTCATCAATTCAGCATTAACTTGGTATGGCAACAATTTGTCAATACGTTGACCCCAAGCTTCAATAGGCTCACCCATAGAAACCCAAACGTCAGTATGAACGTAGTCTACGCCTTTAACAGCTTCATCAACATTGTCAGTTACCAACATGCGTGCGCCAGATTGTTTTGCCCATTCACGGCAACGAGCTTGCAATTCTTCAGTAGGTTGCAATTCTTTTGGAGCAGCAATACGAACGTCCATACCCAATTTGCAGCCAATCATCAACAAAGAGTTTGCTACGTTGTTACGAGCATCGCCCAAGTAAACATAGCTGATTTGGCTCAAAGGTTTTTCACTGTGTTCAATCATAGTCAAAACGTCAGCCAACATTTGAGTTGGGTGCCATTCGTCAGTCAAACCATTGAATACAGGAACGCCTGCATATTGTGCCAATTCTTCAACTACAGATTGTTTGAAACCACGGTATTCAATCGCATCGTACATACGACCCAATACACGAGCAGTATCTTTCATGCTTTCTTTGTGACCGATTTGAGAAGAAGTTGGGTCAATGTAAGTAACGTTTGCACCTTGGTCAAACGCAGCAACTTCAAATGCGCAACGAGTACGAGTAGAAGTTTTTTCAAAAATCAAGGCAATGTTTTTACCAACCAGAGTTTTTTGCTCTGTACCAGCGTATTTAGCACGTTTCAAGTCACGAGACAAATCCAACAAGAAGCGGATTTCTTTTTCTGTGTGGTTAGTCAAGCTCAACAAGTGACGGTTGTTCATATTGAATGACATAATAAGACTCCTTGAAATTAAGTAGGGATAAATTTGAGATTATTTCAGGCTGCCTTTAACAAGGATAAAATGTTTCAGGCTGCCTGAAAATATTTGGTTTACATACTAAAAGAACAAATAAACAGCGAAAATAAATTAATAGTCAATGGCATCGCGTACGATAGGACAAGTCATGCAACGGCCACCACCACGACCACGACCCAATTCAGAAGATGCCACAGAGACAATTTCTACACCTGCATCACGCAACAATTTGTTGGTCAACAAGTTGCGGTCGTAACCTACTACTACACCAGGTTCTAATGCAAATACGTTGTTTGCATCATCCCATTGTTCGCGGTCAGCAGCATAGCTGTTACCACCTGTTTTAACCACACGCAATTTGCTCAAGCCCAATGCCTCTTGAACAACATCAACAAAGTGTTTGTTTTCTTTGCGGATATCCAAACCATTTGGTTTAGTTTCATCTGGACGCAAGCTAAATGGAATAATTTGGTCAACCATTTTAGGGAAGAGATTAACCAAGTCGCGGTCACAGAATGTGAAGATAGTATCCAAGTGCATAGCTGAACGCGTTTTTGGCATTGCTGCGATGATGACACGTTCTGCGGCACCTTCTTTGAACAAGTTTTGCGCCATTTGGGTAATAGCTTGCAAAGAACTGCGTTCACTCATACCTACCAATACAACACCTTTACCAATTGGGAATACGTCACCACCTTCCAATGATGCATTACCTGCATTTTCATCTGGGTCGCCGTACCATACTTTAACTTGACCAGCAAAGCGTTTGTGGAATTTATAAACGGCAGTTGTTAACAAGGTTTCTTGACGACGTGCTGGCCAGTACATTGGGTTCAGAGTAACACCGCCATAAACCCAGCTTGAGTTATCACGCATGAATTGAGTATTTGGCAATGGTGGGAAAATGAAACCTAAATCGCCTTCAGCAGCTTTTGCCAAATCAATCACGTCTTGTGAGAAGTGTTCAGTTGTTAAGTCTAAATTGCTTACACCACCAATCAAGAAACGAGCTTGTTCTTTTGAGCTTAAACCTTCAAACCAAGCACGCAATTCACCGATAAGTGGCTGACCTACCATATTAGGTGTTAATTTGCGGTCTAAAATCCATTTCAATGCTTCTTTGTTTTCAATGGTTTCAGCTAAGATTTGGTGTAGCTCCAATACTTCAATATCGCGTTCACGCATTTTTTGAACGAAGTCGCGATGGTCTTCTTGTGCGCGTTCTACCCACAATACATCATCAAACAACAAACTATCACAGTTGTCTGGAGTTAAACGTTCATGAGCTAAACCTGGTTCGCAAACCATTACCGTACGCAATTTACCTGCTTCTGAATGAACACCTAATTGAGACATGATAACACTCCTTAAAATAATGATATGCTTTCAGGCTGCCTAAAATGCTTTACTGAAAGCAACGACTATAAAATGAATGATACAACTTCACGAGTAAAACAACCTACTAAAAAACTACAAATAAACTAGCAAAAAACTGTTTATCTGTTTAATAAGCAGCCTGAAAATGTATTTTTATGCTATTTTCAGGCTGCCTTATGCTTGGATTACAAGCTTAATTTGCCTTGTGCTAAACCAATGGCTGCGATGATTGCGCCAATAAATACAATGGCAACGATGATTTTTTCAATCGTGGTAAATGCCACTTCTTTGTTTTCTTTGCGCGCCCAAACGTAGACGAAAGTGCCAGGAGCATACAGCAATGCAGATAATAATAAGTATTCCACACCAGCCGCGTAAATCAACCAAATACCGTAAACTACACCTACCCATGCAATAACGGTGTCTTTAACCAAATCTTTGTCACCCATTTCGTAAGTTTCTTTACGCATGGTCAGCAAGGCTGCGTAACCTGCAGAGAATAAGTAAGGCAGCAAAATCATGGAAGTTGCCAGTAAAATTAATTTCAAATATGTCCCTGCGGAAAATAGGGTAATAATCAGGAATAATTGAATGCAGCCGTTGGTTATCCACAATGCGTTGGCAGGTACACCATTTTTGTTTTCTTTGTGGAAAAATGCGGGCATCGTGCCATCTTTTGATGCGGCATACAGTGTTTCGCTACAAAACAAAATCCATGATAACAATGCACCCAATAGTGAAACGATTAAACCAATGGAAATAAATGCTGCACCCCAAGAACCAACTGCGCGTTCTAACACATAAGCCATTGAGGGATTTTTTAAACCTGCCAATTCAGGCTGTGTCATAATACCTGCGGACAAAACATTAACCAATACCAATAAAGCCAATACGCCGATAAAGCCTAAAATGGTTGCTTTGCCTACATCGCTGCGTTTTTCTGCGCGTGCAGAATACAAACTTGCACCTTCAATACCGATAAACACCCAAACGGTTACCAGCATCATGCTTTTGACTTGGTCTAGAACGCTACCTAGTTCAGGATTTTTCGCACCCCAAAAATCGGTGGTGAAAATATCCATTTTGAAGCTAATCAATGCGATAGCGATAAATGTGATGAGTGGTACGACTTTGGCAATAGTAATAATGGTATTTACAAAAGTGGCTTCTTTAATACCGCGCAATACCAAAGCATGAGTTGCCCATAAGAGAATGGATGCTGCAATAATAGCGGTAGGCGTATTGCCCTCTCCAAATACAGGGAAGAAATAGCCCAAAGTACCAAATAGCAGCACCAAATAACCTACGTTACCAATCCATGCGCTAATCCAGTAGCCCCAAGCAGAAGAAAAACCTAAATAATGACCAAAACCTGCTTTGGCATAGGCATAAACACCAGCGTCCAAATCGGGTTTTCTATTTGCAAGCGTTTGAAAAACAAAGGCAAGACAGAGCATGCCGATTGCGGTAATAATCCAACCAATTAAAATAGCGCCTGCTTCCGCACCTTCTGCCATATTTTGCGGTAACGAGAAAATGCCACCGCCAATCATAGAACCAATAACTAAAGCCGTTAGCGACCCTAGTTTTAATTTATTGTCTGACATAGAAATACTCCCTTCAAAATACCTGCATACTCACGCTAATTAAATTTAAAGACACAATCCCAGAATACGGAAAATCCGCAAAGTAAATTGTGAAATAATATGGCGAAGATGCGAGTATTATTGTTAATAATGTGTGTAAATTTGCTTACAAACGGCATAATACACCTTTGTGGAAAGGTTTCATTGATTTACATCAAGTTAATCACGCTATTTTCAGGCTGCCTAAAAAAATAATCTGCTTTTATTTTAAAATACTTGAAATATAAAATTTTATTTTTAGGTAAAAAAACGACATAATATTTTTTTGATAGAGTAATTGAATAGAATGAGGTGGTGAGTAGCTATATATTTAATGTAATAAGGTAAGCCAATGTAATACTTAATGGTTATTTAAATATTTGTAAAACCTATTCAGGCTGCCTGAAAACTTGTATCTAATCATTTTTAAATTAAAACAAATGGTTAAATATGATAAGTGTCAGATTCAAGAATCTGACCTATAATTTGGAGTTCTACAAGATTTCAATCAATAAACTGTTTTTCAAATAGATAAAGATGATGTGATGATATTTGAACTAAACAGAGAAACTTTCGTTTCAGGCAGCCTGAAAGTCAGTTTGCCTGATTTTTTAAACTTTTTGATACTAAGGAACTGATATGTGCGGTATCGTTGGCGCTATTCGCAGCGCAAATCACAATGTGGTTGAATTTCTCACAGACGGCTTGAAACGTCTGGAATATCGTGGCTATGACTCATCTGGCATTGCCGTGTTGATGGACGGCAAAATCAAGCGCGTGCGCCGTGTCGGTCGCGTGGCAAACATGGAGGCTGCCGCCCACGACAAAGGCGTAAGCGGACAAATCGGCATTGGACACACACGCTGGGCAACGCACGGTGGCGTAACCGAACCCAATGCGCACCCCCATATTTCGGGCGACAAAATCGCAGTTGTCCACAACGGCATTATTGAAAATTTTGAAGCCGAACGCAGCCGTTTGCGCGAATTGGGCTACGAATTTGAATCGCAAACCGACACTGAAGTGATTTCCCACAGCGTGCGCCACGAATACGAACAAAACGGCGGCGATTTGTTTGTGGCGGTTCAGGCTGCCTGCAAGCGTTTTCACGGCGCGTATGCGATTGCGGTAATGGCGCAGGATAATTCTCAAAACATGGTGGTGGCGCGTATGGGCTGCCCGCTTTTGGTGGCGTTTGGCGAAGGCGAGACGTTTATCGCGTCTGACGTGTCTGCCGTGATTGCGTTCACGCGCCAAATCAGTTATTTGGAAGACGGCGATGTGGCATTGTTGCAGGCTGGCAGCTTTGTGAAATTGGTTAATAAAAACGGCGAAGATGTGCAACGTGAAGTGAAAACATCGGGTTTGTCGTTGGCGTCTTTGGAATTGGGCGCGTACAACCATTTCATGCAAAAAGAAATCCACGAGCAGCCACGCGCCGTAGCTGACACCGCCGAAGTGTTTTTGGATGGTGGCTTTATTCCTGAAAATTTTGGCAAAAACGCGCCACAGGTTTTCCAAGAGATTGACAGCATTAAGATTTTGGCGTGTGGCACATCGTATTATTCCGCTTTGACCAGCAAATATTGGCTGGAATCCATTGCCAAAATCCCCACCGATGTGGAAATCGCCAGCGAATACCGTTACCGCGATGTCATCGCCAATCCGAAACAGTTGATTATCACGATTTCGCAATCGGGCGAGACTTTGGACACGATGGAAGCCTTGAAATTCGCGCAATCTTTGGGACACAAACACAGCTTGTCCATTTGCAATGTGATGGAATCGGCTTTGCCGCGCAACAGTGAATTGGTGTTGTACACACGCGCAGGGGCGGAAATTGGTGTGGCATCCACCAAAGCATTTACCACACAACTGGTTGTTTTATTTGGTTTGGCGGTTACTTTGGGCAGAATGCACGGTTTGGTTTCCGATGAAAAATTGGCAGCTTACACGCAAGAATTGCGCGAACTTTCAGGCAGCATTCAACACGCTTTGAACCTTGAACCGCAAATCGCGGCATGGGCGCAGAAATTTGCGAAAAAATCCAGCGCATTGTTCTTGGGGCGAGGCATTCATTACCCGATTGCTTTGGAAGGCGCGTTGAAATTAAAAGAAATTACCTATATTCACGCGGAAGCCTATCCTGCTGGCGAATTGAAGCATGGCCCACTCGCTTTGGTTGATGAGAATATGCCCGTTGTGGTCATCGCGCCGCATGACGGTTTGCTGGATAAAGTGAAAGCGAATATGCAGGAAGTATCGGCGCGTGGCGGCGAGCTGTTTGTGTTTACCGATTTGGACAGCGATTATGAAGGTGGGGTAGACAATATCCACATTATTCGCACGCCGCGTCATGTTGGTGTTTTGTCGCCGATTGTGCATACAATTCCTGTGCAATTATTGGCGTATCACACGGCTTTGGCGCGTGGCACCGATGTAGATAAACCGCGTAATTTGGCGAAATCGGTTACGGTGGAATAATTTAGTTGTATAAAAAGGCAGCCTGAAAGCAAATTTAAGCTTTGTTTTCAGGCTGCCTTTTGCATATTTTATTTAGATTAAAATTAGATTCTTGCAAAATTTTCAGGCTGCCTTTTAATTTCCTTAGCAATCTAATAATGAAAAAATAATGTTGTTTTACATGATTTTGTTAAAATAGGCAGCCTGAAAAAATCACATATTTTTATTATGAAACCACACAATATCGCCTTACTCCCAGCCGCAGGTGTAGGCAGTCGCTTCGGTGCGAATATCCCCAAACAATACGCCCGTTTGTTGAACAAACCCGTTTTGCAACACACAATCGATTTATTTGCCGCCAATCCGCGCATCAGCCA
This genomic interval carries:
- the glmS gene encoding glutamine--fructose-6-phosphate transaminase (isomerizing), with protein sequence MCGIVGAIRSANHNVVEFLTDGLKRLEYRGYDSSGIAVLMDGKIKRVRRVGRVANMEAAAHDKGVSGQIGIGHTRWATHGGVTEPNAHPHISGDKIAVVHNGIIENFEAERSRLRELGYEFESQTDTEVISHSVRHEYEQNGGDLFVAVQAACKRFHGAYAIAVMAQDNSQNMVVARMGCPLLVAFGEGETFIASDVSAVIAFTRQISYLEDGDVALLQAGSFVKLVNKNGEDVQREVKTSGLSLASLELGAYNHFMQKEIHEQPRAVADTAEVFLDGGFIPENFGKNAPQVFQEIDSIKILACGTSYYSALTSKYWLESIAKIPTDVEIASEYRYRDVIANPKQLIITISQSGETLDTMEALKFAQSLGHKHSLSICNVMESALPRNSELVLYTRAGAEIGVASTKAFTTQLVVLFGLAVTLGRMHGLVSDEKLAAYTQELRELSGSIQHALNLEPQIAAWAQKFAKKSSALFLGRGIHYPIALEGALKLKEITYIHAEAYPAGELKHGPLALVDENMPVVVIAPHDGLLDKVKANMQEVSARGGELFVFTDLDSDYEGGVDNIHIIRTPRHVGVLSPIVHTIPVQLLAYHTALARGTDVDKPRNLAKSVTVE
- the arcD gene encoding arginine-ornithine antiporter, which encodes MSDNKLKLGSLTALVIGSMIGGGIFSLPQNMAEGAEAGAILIGWIITAIGMLCLAFVFQTLANRKPDLDAGVYAYAKAGFGHYLGFSSAWGYWISAWIGNVGYLVLLFGTLGYFFPVFGEGNTPTAIIAASILLWATHALVLRGIKEATFVNTIITIAKVVPLITFIAIALISFKMDIFTTDFWGAKNPELGSVLDQVKSMMLVTVWVFIGIEGASLYSARAEKRSDVGKATILGFIGVLALLVLVNVLSAGIMTQPELAGLKNPSMAYVLERAVGSWGAAFISIGLIVSLLGALLSWILFCSETLYAASKDGTMPAFFHKENKNGVPANALWITNGCIQLFLIITLFSAGTYLKLILLATSMILLPYLFSAGYAALLTMRKETYEMGDKDLVKDTVIAWVGVVYGIWLIYAAGVEYLLLSALLYAPGTFVYVWARKENKEVAFTTIEKIIVAIVFIGAIIAAIGLAQGKLSL
- the arcA gene encoding arginine deiminase; amino-acid sequence: MSQLGVHSEAGKLRTVMVCEPGLAHERLTPDNCDSLLFDDVLWVERAQEDHRDFVQKMRERDIEVLELHQILAETIENKEALKWILDRKLTPNMVGQPLIGELRAWFEGLSSKEQARFLIGGVSNLDLTTEHFSQDVIDLAKAAEGDLGFIFPPLPNTQFMRDNSSWVYGGVTLNPMYWPARRQETLLTTAVYKFHKRFAGQVKVWYGDPDENAGNASLEGGDVFPIGKGVVLVGMSERSSLQAITQMAQNLFKEGAAERVIIAAMPKTRSAMHLDTIFTFCDRDLVNLFPKMVDQIIPFSLRPDETKPNGLDIRKENKHFVDVVQEALGLSKLRVVKTGGNSYAADREQWDDANNVFALEPGVVVGYDRNLLTNKLLRDAGVEIVSVASSELGRGRGGGRCMTCPIVRDAIDY